A single Ochrobactrum sp. BTU1 DNA region contains:
- a CDS encoding Lrp/AsnC family transcriptional regulator, whose amino-acid sequence MHIFDDLDHKLIAILREDGRAPLSKLATILGVSRGTVQARLDRLLETGAALGFTIRVRQDYDDGVVHAIMLIEVQGRSTTKVIKLLRGLPQIRTLHTTNGSWDLVAEIHAESLHEFDRVLREVRTIEGVLNSETSILLSSV is encoded by the coding sequence ATGCATATTTTTGATGATCTAGATCATAAACTCATTGCCATTTTGCGGGAGGACGGACGTGCGCCGCTCTCGAAGCTGGCGACTATTCTCGGTGTTTCCCGCGGTACGGTTCAAGCACGCCTCGATCGGCTGTTGGAAACAGGTGCAGCATTAGGTTTCACGATCCGCGTTCGGCAAGATTACGATGATGGGGTTGTGCACGCGATCATGCTGATCGAGGTGCAAGGCCGATCAACGACCAAAGTGATCAAGCTTTTACGGGGATTGCCGCAAATACGCACGTTGCATACGACAAACGGCTCATGGGATCTTGTCGCGGAGATCCATGCAGAAAGCCTGCACGAGTTCGATCGCGTCTTGCGTGAAGTGCGAACGATCGAAGGTGTCCTGAACAGCGAGACCAGCATTCTGCTAAGTAGCGTATAA
- a CDS encoding ornithine cyclodeaminase — protein sequence MTNEKLNIVPFVSVDHMMKLVLTVGVETFLKELAEVIEEDFRRWEQFDKTPRIASHSDEGVIELMPTSDGTLYGFKYVNGHPKNTKEGRQTVTAFGVLSDVGNGYPMLLTEMTILTALRTAAMSAVAAKHLARSDSKTMTIIGNGAQSEFQALAFKAIVGIENLRLFDIDRSASERCARNLSDKGFSVSIHNTSQEAVEGADIITTVTADKQYATILSDNMVGPGVHINAVGGDCPGKTELNKDILLRSDIFVEYPPQTRIEGEIQQLDADYPVKELWEVITGAISGRASDRAITLFDSVGFAIEDFSALRYVRSKLEQTGLFVELDMLADPDEPRDLYGMLIRCEMALKQAA from the coding sequence ATGACCAATGAAAAGCTGAATATTGTTCCATTTGTCAGTGTCGATCACATGATGAAGCTTGTGCTCACGGTGGGGGTTGAAACCTTCCTCAAGGAGCTGGCGGAGGTGATCGAGGAAGATTTCCGCCGTTGGGAACAGTTCGACAAGACGCCGCGTATCGCGTCGCACTCCGACGAAGGTGTGATCGAGCTGATGCCGACAAGTGACGGCACGCTCTATGGATTTAAGTACGTAAATGGCCACCCGAAGAACACAAAGGAAGGTCGCCAGACCGTAACCGCATTTGGCGTGCTGTCCGATGTCGGCAATGGTTATCCGATGCTGCTAACCGAGATGACCATTCTCACAGCGCTTCGTACAGCCGCAATGTCGGCCGTTGCAGCCAAACATCTTGCGCGGTCTGATTCAAAGACCATGACGATCATCGGTAATGGTGCGCAAAGCGAGTTTCAGGCTTTGGCGTTCAAAGCCATCGTGGGGATCGAAAATCTGCGCCTGTTTGACATTGATCGCTCTGCCAGCGAGCGCTGTGCGCGTAATCTGAGCGACAAGGGCTTTTCTGTTTCGATTCACAACACGTCGCAGGAAGCCGTTGAAGGTGCCGACATCATCACGACTGTTACGGCTGACAAACAATATGCCACTATTCTCAGTGACAACATGGTCGGCCCTGGCGTGCATATCAATGCAGTCGGCGGCGATTGCCCTGGCAAAACCGAGTTAAACAAAGACATTCTGCTGCGTTCCGACATTTTTGTCGAATACCCACCGCAGACCCGTATCGAAGGTGAAATTCAGCAGCTTGATGCCGACTATCCGGTCAAGGAGCTCTGGGAAGTCATCACGGGTGCGATCTCCGGTCGTGCTTCCGACCGAGCCATCACCCTGTTTGACAGTGTTGGCTTCGCAATCGAAGATTTCTCGGCGCTGCGATATGTCCGCAGCAAGTTGGAGCAAACTGGCCTCTTTGTCGAGCTGGATATGCTTGCTGATCCCGACGAGCCACGCGACCTTTATGGAATGCTCATCCGATGTGAAATGGCGCTGAAGCAGGCAGCTTGA